The Oryzias latipes chromosome 4, ASM223467v1 genome includes a window with the following:
- the LOC101158187 gene encoding ubiquitin-conjugating enzyme E2 32-like isoform X1, which translates to MAQHGQNVASSQKALMLEMKNLQEEPVEGFKITLVDESDLYNWEVAIFGPPNTHYEGGYFKARIKFPVDYPYSPPAFRFLTKMWHPNIYEVTTKLACYTDLRVCICPAVVSERCDHFVLSERRRVHLHPASARGRPAERRTALREVEPHAERQDDPAERHLPPERAQYLFSGQRGRVRHVPQVEGQQGQGQRVHRDNQETGSGHQSRGGAGRRQSPRDPGRVLRPHPGHHHGRRIQPFIRRLLRRRGAGGGRRGRERGLLLRRGRLRH; encoded by the exons ATGGCTCAGCATGGACAAAATGTAGCCAGCTCTCAAAAAGCACTCATGCTGGAGATGAAAAATCTCCAAGAGGAGCCGGTGGAAGGATTCAAGATAACTTTGGTGGACGAGTCGGACTTGTACAACTGGGAAGTGGCGATATTTGGACCCCCAAACACGCACTACGAGGGCGGTTATTTTAAG GCTCGGATCAAATTTCCCGTCGACTATCCTTACTCCCCTCCTGCTTTCCGCTTCCTCACCAAAATGTGGCACCCCAACATCTACGAGGTAACCACGAAGTTAGCGTGTTACACGGATCTGCGTGTCTGCATTTGTCCAGCCGTCGTCTCTGAGCGCTGTGACCATTTCGTACTCTCAGAACGGAGACGTGTGCATCTCCATCCTGCATCCGCCCGTGGACGACCCGCAGAGCGGAGAACTGCCCTCAGAGAGGTGGAACCCCACGCAGAACGTCAG gaCGATCCTGCTGAGCGTCATCTCCCTCCTGAACGAGCCCAATACCTTTTCTCCGGCCAACGTGGACGCGTCCGTCATGTACCGCAAGTGGAGGGACAGCAAGGGCAAGGACAGAGAGTACATCGAGATAATCAG GAAACAGGTTCAGGCCACCAAAGCCGAGGCGGAGCGGGACGGCGTCAAAGTCCCCGTGACCCTGGACGAGTACTGCGTCCGCACCCGGGTCACCACCACGGACGACGGATCCAACCTTTTATACGACGACTACTACGACGacgaggagctggaggaggacgACGAGGACGAGAACGAGGACTTCTGCTACGACGAGGACGACTCCGGCACTGA
- the LOC101158187 gene encoding ubiquitin-conjugating enzyme E2 R2-like isoform X2 produces the protein MAQHGQNVASSQKALMLEMKNLQEEPVEGFKITLVDESDLYNWEVAIFGPPNTHYEGGYFKARIKFPVDYPYSPPAFRFLTKMWHPNIYENGDVCISILHPPVDDPQSGELPSERWNPTQNVRTILLSVISLLNEPNTFSPANVDASVMYRKWRDSKGKDREYIEIIRKQVQATKAEAERDGVKVPVTLDEYCVRTRVTTTDDGSNLLYDDYYDDEELEEDDEDENEDFCYDEDDSGTEDS, from the exons ATGGCTCAGCATGGACAAAATGTAGCCAGCTCTCAAAAAGCACTCATGCTGGAGATGAAAAATCTCCAAGAGGAGCCGGTGGAAGGATTCAAGATAACTTTGGTGGACGAGTCGGACTTGTACAACTGGGAAGTGGCGATATTTGGACCCCCAAACACGCACTACGAGGGCGGTTATTTTAAG GCTCGGATCAAATTTCCCGTCGACTATCCTTACTCCCCTCCTGCTTTCCGCTTCCTCACCAAAATGTGGCACCCCAACATCTACGAG AACGGAGACGTGTGCATCTCCATCCTGCATCCGCCCGTGGACGACCCGCAGAGCGGAGAACTGCCCTCAGAGAGGTGGAACCCCACGCAGAACGTCAG gaCGATCCTGCTGAGCGTCATCTCCCTCCTGAACGAGCCCAATACCTTTTCTCCGGCCAACGTGGACGCGTCCGTCATGTACCGCAAGTGGAGGGACAGCAAGGGCAAGGACAGAGAGTACATCGAGATAATCAG GAAACAGGTTCAGGCCACCAAAGCCGAGGCGGAGCGGGACGGCGTCAAAGTCCCCGTGACCCTGGACGAGTACTGCGTCCGCACCCGGGTCACCACCACGGACGACGGATCCAACCTTTTATACGACGACTACTACGACGacgaggagctggaggaggacgACGAGGACGAGAACGAGGACTTCTGCTACGACGAGGACGACTCCGGCACTGAGGACTCCTGA